Genomic segment of Paenibacillus polymyxa:
ATCCCGCGCGACATCAGATAATAGATTTGCTCTGCATTTACTTGCCCCACGGATGCAGCATGACCCGCGGTTACATCATCCTCATCTATCAGCAGGATCGGATTGGCATCGCCGCGAGCTTTAGGACTTAGCATAAGCACGCGTTCTGTTTGCTGACCATCACAATGGGTTGCACCTTTTTCAATCTTTGTAAGGCCGTTGATAATGGCCGTAGCTTCTTCAAGCATGACTGCACGCGTAATCATCTGGCTTACCGAGCTTCTGCCAAAATGCTGAGCTTGAGTTGTATAGCTCGATTTTTGATTGCCCGTGCCAATAGCAATCACCTTATTGTCGGAGACCGCCCCGTTGCCTTGTAGCAAAGTCTTGGTATCGCTGGCGGTATAACCATTGTTCATCTCACCGATAATCCATTCCACACCCCCATCAGCAAGAACGACCGCCCGTCGCTGGGTGAAATCTGTTGTAGTTGCAGCAAGCTGATGAACCGAAGCTACTTGCACCTTTGAGCCCGCCCCCGCGAAAACCTCCGTCACACCGTTATGCAATACCTTGACATCATCACCACTCGATACACAATTATCCACATAAGTGATCTTGCTGTTGCTCCCTGCCACAATTAAGACGTGAGGAGCAAAACACACACCGCTTGTATCGTTAAGAAAGATCGCTTGAATAGGTGCTTCAACCTCTACACCGTCTGGGACATATAGAAAAACGCCACCACTCCATAAGGCACTGTGTGCAGCAGATAAACGATGTTCTTCTGGCTTTACTGCCTGAAAGAGATAACGTTGAACCAGCTCCTCATGCTCTTTTGCCGCAGTATGCAGATCCGTTAAAATGACTCCCTGGGCGGCTAAGCTCTCGGACAATTTCGTATACACTACATCCGAGTTGAACTGAACGATTAGTCCGCCTTTCACCGGAGAAGTAACCAAACCTCGAACAACCTCCGGCGCTTCCTCCAAACTAGACCACGCATTCTCAGCTTTGTAATCTCCACTTTCGTAGATATCCCATTTTTCGAGATTGATTTTCTCCACTTTAGGCAACTCCAGCGTCCCTGCCAGTTCGAGTGCGTGAACGCGGCGTTCAATCAGCCAACGAGGTTCATCCTTAGCGCTTGACCATGCGCGTAAATCGTCCACATTCATTGAAACTCTAGCTTGTATATCCACGTGCTGTTCCTCCTCTCCGGCTTTTAAGCTTCCCTTACCGTCTCATCCGTAATCCCAAGTTCCTCCTTCACCCAATCGTACCCTTCAGCCTCCAAACGGTGGGCAAGCTCCGGACCGCCAGATTTAACTATCCGGCCTTGCATCATGACATGCACAAAATCCGGGGTAATATAATTCAACAGTCGTTGATAATGGGTGATGATTAAAAAGCCTCTATCCGGGCTGCGCATCTCATTTACGCCATTGGCCACAATACGCAGTGCATCAATATCAAGCCCTGAGTCCACTTCATCCAGGATCACAAACTTGGGTTCAAGTAGCATCATTTGCAAAATCTCATTCCGCTTTTTTTCACCGCCAGAGAATCCCTCATTCAAATAACGATGCACAAATTCCGGGTTCATCTCCAGCCCCTTCATTTTGCTCTCCATTTCACGGATAAAACGGATTAAGGATATCTCATCGCCTTCTTCACGCCGTGCATTGATGGCACTTCTGAGAAAGTCCGAGTTGGTCACGCCAGCAATTTCACTTGGGTATTGCATAGCGAGGAACAAGCCTGCCTGGGCACGCTCATCCACCTCCATCTCCAGAAGGTCTTCATTGTCCAATGTCACCTTACCGCCAGTAACCTCATATTTGGGATGGCCCATTAATGCTGAAGCCAATGTACTTTTTCCCGTCCCATTAGGCCCCATAATCGCATGAATCTCTCCGCCATGAATCTCCAGTGTGAGCCCTTTTAAAATTTCTTTCCCTTCAATCTTGGATCTTAATTCCTCAATCTTTAATGTCGTCATTTATCGTAAACTTCCCTTCGGAGTATTCTTCGGCACGCGCCACCAAATCACTCATAAATTTTCCAATAGTCTGCAGCTCAACCTCTGAATAGGATTCAATGAATTGGTAAAACCTTTCTTCTTTTTCTTTGTGCAGTTCTTTATGCAAATGATAAACGTGTCTTCCCTTATCCGTTAAACTAAAGTAAATCTCCTTACGATTGCTGTTCAGTTGACTTCTCATAATGAAGCCCATTTCCAGCAGCTTTGCACTAATTTTAGTAATGCTAGCTTTGGACAACCCCATCTTCTCCACAATCCCGGTATGATTTATCGGTTCATAATCACCAATGCAATCAATAACGTGTACACTAGTAATATTGTTAGAGAGCATGTCAATCTGGTACTTTCTGGCCTGTTGCCGAAACGAGTTAAATTCTTGTTCAGTATACAGCTCATTCAGATGTAGCATTTTAATATATTGCTCGTAAAGATGACCTTTAAAATGATTTTGAAACTCCAATTTCCCAATCTCCCCTCTCTTGTAGTAGTTGCAGACCAAGATCAGTGTCACCATTAGATTATTTTTTGTTCACTAGTAAACAAAATCATATTAACACAATTGATATTGATAATCAATATCAATTGTGTTAAATGTGACGCAATTTTGGAGGCGCTTTTCATGGGTTTGTTGTCATTGTCATCGGCCTCATGCTGTGTTTTGACTAGGGCACGTCCCGGAAATGGTTTTGCCTACCTCTGATCAATCCTGCTTTGCGGGGGGTTGAACAATGGAACCAATTGGTTGAGTACGCTATCGTGAGCATATATGGCAGTGAATAATCCGTTAGTTACCTGTGTCTGGATATGTTATGGGGCCAAAGAAGTATACCAAAAACTGTGGTTTTTGCTGGTGAATCCGAACAGGCGATGCTCCATTCTAGCCAGCACCGATCTGACACTGGAGGCGACCTAGATCATCGAACTTTATACCGCCCGGTTCAAAATCAAATGCACCTTCTGGGCGCTAAAGCAATCCATCGGCGGATTCAGCTACCACTTTTGTAGCAAATCCATTCGGAATCCCAACCGGTATTTGAAAAAGGATCGGGTTCACCCTCTGGAGTTGTTGGAAGAGGAGAAAGCGCAACGGGACATCCGCCTAACTGTAAAGATGAGAATGGTAAACGATAACCAAAATGGATCCCTACGGGGCTTAAGATAAAAGAAACCAAGAAAAGAGCCGAAATCTTGCTTCAGGAAGCCAGGAAGAATTATCATATGTAAGGACAAACACTCGCGGTTGAAAACGAAGATATGCTGTAAGAGTAAAAGCGGCTACTCCATCCGTTAATAGCAAAAAGCTGTTCGCAGACTTTATGCTTCAATGGTTAGAGATGATGAAAAACAGTATCGGGCTTATCTCCTATATCTCCTATTCCGACACTGTAAAAGGCCGCGTAGATCCTTTTTCCGAGAGAAAGGGATGTATTGCTTGATGATTTAACTACAGAGGATTTTCAGACCTTGTATACCCATGAAATGAATGTGCAAGGTGTCAGCGCCAATACCGTTATTCATTACCACGCGAACATTTGCAGAGCCCTTCAGTATGCCGTGAAAATAAAGCCGATTGTGGCGAATCTCGCTGACTTAGTTGAAAGCCCAAAAAAGAACAATTACGACGTGAACTTCTACAATGCCGAGGAGCTGAATCAACTCCTCGCAGTAATCCGAGGCGAAAGAATTGAGCTTTCCGTTATCCTGGCTGCCTTTTATGGGCTAAGCCGAAGCGAGGTCGTAGGATTAAACTGGTCGGCTATTGATTTATTGAATTGGACTATTAATATTAAACATACCGTCACATCGGGCAATTTGAATGATAGATATATTGAAATTGAAAAGGACCGAATCAAGAATAAAGCCAGTCGCCGTATACTGCTACTGGTGGACACGTTCTATGAGCTTCTGATTCGTATGAAGGAATAACAGGAATCCTATCGCTTGTCTTCTGACAATTCTTATTGTCTTGAATACCTGGAGTATATTTATGTAGATGTATTAGGGGTAAGCATGAAAGAAGTTCAGGAATGGCTGGGTCACAGTGATTACGCAATAATAGCCAATGTTTATTCGCATTTGGAGTACAACTCGAAAGTATCTTCAGCTCAAACAATGAGTGAGGTACTAAAACTCAAATAAAAAAAGCTCACTAGAGAATGTCTCTAATGAACTCTTTTAGTTAATACCGGCGAGAGGACTCGAACCTCCACGGTTTCCCACTCGATTTTGAGTCGAGCGCGTCTGCCATTCCGCCACGCCGGCGTATTCAATTATGGAGGCGCCACCCAGATTTGAACTGGGGAATAAAGCTTTTGCAGAGCTTTGCCTTACCACTTGGCTATGGCGCCAGAGTGTAACAAAGCGGACGACGGGAATCGAACCCGCGACCCTCGCCTTGGCAAGGCGATGCTCTACCGCTGAGCCACGTCCGCATAAATATGGCTGGGGATATAGGATTTGAACCTATGCATGACGGAGTCAAAGTCCGTTGCCTTACCGCTTGGCTAATCCCCAATAAGTAAAGGGCGGCCGATGGGGCTTGAACCCACGAATGCCGGAGTCACAGTCCGGTGCGTTAACCACTTCGCCACGACCGCCGCAAGTAATGAATAATTGGCAGGGGCAGCAGGAATTGAACCCACACCAACGGTTTTGGAGACCGTTGTTCTACCTTTAAACTATGCCCCTATAAAACTGGTGGAGGATGATGGATTCGAACCACCGAACCCGTAAGGGAGCAGATTTACAGTCTGATGCGTTTGGCCACTTCGCTAATCCTCCAAAAATGGTGCCGGCGAGAGGACTTGAACCCCCAACCTACTGATTACAAGTCAGTTGCTCTACCAGTTGAGCTACACCGGCACATAAAATATTCAATTAAAAGTGGCTCGGGACGGAATCGAACCGCCGACACGAGGATTTTCAGTCCTCTGCTCTACCGACTGAGCTACCGAGCCTTAGAATAAGGCTCTTCATTACACGTTATAATACTAATGGCGGAACTGACGGGATTCGAACCCGCGATCTCCTGCGTGACAGGCAGGCATGTTAGGCCTCTACACCACAGTTCCATAATAATTTTAATTGGTTGCGGGGGCAGGATTTGAACCTGCGACCTTCGGGTTATGAGCCCGACGAGCTACCGAACTGCTCCACCCCGCGACAATAATAAATATTAATTTTTCAAATGGTGGAGGCTGAGGGGCTCGAACCCCCGACCCTCTGCTTGTAAGGCAGATGCTCTCCCAGCTGAGCTAAGCCTCCACAATTAATCACTTCTCATATTATACCATAATGAACTTTTTATTGCAAGCCCTTTTATGATATTTTTATGACCCGTAGGGGATTCGAACCCCTGTTACCTCCGTGAAAGGGAGGTGTCTTAACCCCTTGACCAACGGGCCATGCAATAAAATAATTCTGGCGGAGAGAGAGGGATTCGAACCCTCGAGACGCTTTTGGCGCCTACACGATTTCCAATCGTGCTCCTTCGGCCAACTCGGACACCTCTCCATATGGCTCCCCGAACAGGACTCGAACCTGTGACAACTCGATTAACAGTCGAGTGCTCTACCAACTGAGCTATCAGGGAATATTAAGTATTTGTTTCAAGGTTACACCCTGAAAACTGGATCCGAAACTCATTGCGTTTTATTCTTAGGATAAGCCCTCGACCGATTAGTATTGGTCAGCTCCATGCATTACTGCACTTCCACCCCCAACCTATCTACCTCGTCGTCTTCAAGGGGTCTTACTAATTGGGAAATCTCATCTTGAGGGGGGCTTCACGCTTAGATGCTTTCAGCGCTTATCCCTTCCGTACATAGCTACCCAGCGGTGCTCCTGGCGGAACAACTGGTACACCAGCGGTACGTCCATCCCGGTCCTCTCGTACTAAGGACAGCTCCTCTCAAATTTCCTACGCCCACGACAGATAGGGACCGAACTGTCTCACGACGTTCTGAACCCAGCTCGCGTACCGCTTTAATGGGCGAACAGCCCAACCCTTGGGACCTACTTCAGCCCCAGGATGCGATGAGCCGACATCGAGGTGCCAAACCTCCCCGTCGATGTGGACTCTTGGGGAGATAAGCCTGTTATCCCCAGGGTAGCTTTTATCCGTTGAGCGATGGCCCTTCCATGCGGTACCACCGGATCACTAAGCCCGACTTTCGTCCCTGCTCGACTTGTAGGTCTCGCAGTCAAGCTCCCTTCTGCCTTTGCACTCTTCGAATGATTTCCAACCATTCTGAGGGAACCTTGGGCGCCTCCGTTACTCTTTAGGAGGCGACCGCCCCAGTCAAACTGCCCACCTGACACTGTCCTCGTACCGGGTCACGGTACCAAGTTAGAACCTAGATACGATCAGGGTGGTATCCCAAGGATGCCTCCTCTCAAGCTGGCGCTCAAGATTCAACGGCTCCCACCTATCCTGTACAGATCGTACCCAAATTCAATATCAAGCTGCAGTAAAGCTCCATGGGGTCTTTCCGTCTTGTCGCGGGTAACCTGCATCTTCACAGGTATTAAAATTTCACCGGATCTCTCGTTGAGACAGCGCCCAAGTCGTTACGCCATTCGTGCGGGTCAGAATTTACCTGACAAGGAATTTCGCTACCTTAGGACCGTTATAGTTACGGCCGCCGTTTACTGGGGCTTCGGTTCATAGCTTCGCCCCGAAGGGCTTACCACTCCCCTTAACCTTCCAGCACCGGGCAGGCGTCAGCCCGTATACTTCGCCTTGCGGCTTCGCACAGACCTGTGTTTTTGCTAAACAGTCGCTTGGGCCTTTTCACTGCGGCCCCCTCGGGCTATTCACCCTACCGAGGCACCCCTTCTCCCGAAGTTACGGGGTCATTTTGCCGAGTTCCTTAACGAGAGTTCTTCCGCGCGCCTTAGAATTCTCTTCTCGCCTACCTGTGTCGGTTTGCGGTACGGGCACCTTCTCCTGGCTAGAGGCTTTTCTTGGCAGTCTGAGATCATGACCTTCGCTACTACAATTTTCGCTCCCCATCACAGCCCAGCCTTACGATGTGCGGATTTGCCTACACATCAGCCTCACTGCTTAGACGGACATCCATCAGTCCGCGTCACTACCCTACTGCGTCACCCCATTGCTCATAACGGATTACGGTGGTACAGGAATTTCGACCTGTTGTCCTTCGACTACGCCTATCGGCCTCGCCTTAGGTCCCGACTTACCCTGAGCGGACGAACCTTCCTCAGGAACCCTTAGGCTTTCGGCGGATCTGATTCTCACAGATCTTTTCGTTACTCATACCGGCATTCTCACTTGAATGCAGTCCAGCGCTCCTTACGGTACACCTT
This window contains:
- the sufD gene encoding Fe-S cluster assembly protein SufD, with translation MDIQARVSMNVDDLRAWSSAKDEPRWLIERRVHALELAGTLELPKVEKINLEKWDIYESGDYKAENAWSSLEEAPEVVRGLVTSPVKGGLIVQFNSDVVYTKLSESLAAQGVILTDLHTAAKEHEELVQRYLFQAVKPEEHRLSAAHSALWSGGVFLYVPDGVEVEAPIQAIFLNDTSGVCFAPHVLIVAGSNSKITYVDNCVSSGDDVKVLHNGVTEVFAGAGSKVQVASVHQLAATTTDFTQRRAVVLADGGVEWIIGEMNNGYTASDTKTLLQGNGAVSDNKVIAIGTGNQKSSYTTQAQHFGRSSVSQMITRAVMLEEATAIINGLTKIEKGATHCDGQQTERVLMLSPKARGDANPILLIDEDDVTAGHAASVGQVNAEQIYYLMSRGISRSEAEHLVIFGFLAPVISEIPLEGVRSRLKDLVESKLGRS
- the sufC gene encoding Fe-S cluster assembly ATPase SufC; protein product: MTTLKIEELRSKIEGKEILKGLTLEIHGGEIHAIMGPNGTGKSTLASALMGHPKYEVTGGKVTLDNEDLLEMEVDERAQAGLFLAMQYPSEIAGVTNSDFLRSAINARREEGDEISLIRFIREMESKMKGLEMNPEFVHRYLNEGFSGGEKKRNEILQMMLLEPKFVILDEVDSGLDIDALRIVANGVNEMRSPDRGFLIITHYQRLLNYITPDFVHVMMQGRIVKSGGPELAHRLEAEGYDWVKEELGITDETVREA
- a CDS encoding MarR family transcriptional regulator, producing MEFQNHFKGHLYEQYIKMLHLNELYTEQEFNSFRQQARKYQIDMLSNNITSVHVIDCIGDYEPINHTGIVEKMGLSKASITKISAKLLEMGFIMRSQLNSNRKEIYFSLTDKGRHVYHLHKELHKEKEERFYQFIESYSEVELQTIGKFMSDLVARAEEYSEGKFTINDDIKD
- a CDS encoding tyrosine-type recombinase/integrase; translated protein: MLDDLTTEDFQTLYTHEMNVQGVSANTVIHYHANICRALQYAVKIKPIVANLADLVESPKKNNYDVNFYNAEELNQLLAVIRGERIELSVILAAFYGLSRSEVVGLNWSAIDLLNWTINIKHTVTSGNLNDRYIEIEKDRIKNKASRRILLLVDTFYELLIRMKE